The following proteins come from a genomic window of Purpureocillium takamizusanense chromosome 13, complete sequence:
- a CDS encoding uncharacterized protein (COG:S~BUSCO:EOG0926506Z~EggNog:ENOG503P426), with protein MDPMESMSGAPVPKDFNAEEAINMEEMEQQFAVKVVQHMQTYWSILEKVKGSTLRLTKMDDDIYEHLTTDFPEFDPAATIDEDEMKSKSGKERWRKFMMAYEKKIDDYNFGTMVRNSPKVEYEEDTTIFVPRMQFYAIEIARNKKGLNDWIYEQAQAEKTKTK; from the exons ATGGATCCCATGGAGAGCATGTCCGGGGCCCCCGTGCCCAAGGACTtcaacgccgaggaggccatcaACATGGAAGAG ATGGAGCAGCAATTTGCCGTCAAAG TCGTTCAGCACATGCAGACGTACTGGTCGATCCTTGAAAAGGTCAAGGGCTCTACCCTGCGCCTGACCAAGATGGATGATGACATCTACGAGCACCTCACCACAGACTTCCCCGAGTTCGATCCGGCAGCCACCATCGACGAAGACGAGATGAAGAGCAAGAGCGGAAAGGAACGGTGGCGCAAGTTCATGATGGCCTACGAAAAGAAGATTGACGACTACAACTTTGGCACCATGGTGCGCAACAGCCCCAAGGTCGAGTACGAGGAGGACACGACCATTTTTG TTCCTCGCATGCAATTTTACGCCATTGAGATTGCCAG GAACAAGAAGGGCTTGAATGACTGGATATACGAACAGGCGCAGGCGGAAAAGACCAAGACAAAGTAA
- the HST6 gene encoding ATP-dependent permease (TransMembrane:12 (i45-73o93-121i173-193o199-217i283-302o314-338i829-860o872-890i945-968o974-995i1059-1083o1089-1106i)~EggNog:ENOG503NU2T~COG:Q) — protein sequence MKIRAKAVPASPPPADASLPLEPDASDQPKSSWASLFAFTKASHLAPLTAAVLASAASAGLRTAFAVFVGRIFDVFAAFGGDLRSGDSAVHDVSEWCLLLTGLGLGNWLINASLLSLWVAFGELQAESARRSLFNTLLYRDLAWFDTSKRAMSSLLVTMQTQTRELQLATSQILGLLICDIVCALASLIVALYHSWKLTLMLVATVPISIAILSVATRRLDPAIRAQKAHLETASKLTSASLTAIGLVKVYDGCDRSVQQYYREVKRAASQYLIQAQCNAFQLGYIGFWIVSMFVAGFWYGVVLVREGLPPGHVVTTFFAVLTLFQGVESVAPHWLILSKGMAAGSFLSDICKKSNSDPPLANAASVRSKIRPGHMVGGIELRDVSFAYPSRPEKTVLEPSSFMFPAGQTTFVVGKSGSGKSTVANLIAQLYKPLSGEMLVNGMPADELDPDWLRENITVIQQTSILFNDTLFNNVAMAHPAPETVRYTDVVNACQFSLLQSLLAELPAGLDTLVGSGGFNLSGGQKQMVALAQARLRDPAVLVLDEITSGLDKLRRGLIMDGIREWRKDKTTIIITHDMAQIEEGEYVYVMENATIAQQGSKSVLSGLTHGTFAALSGGSDDDDNNDNDDGASQSGIHLSRLSNSGARITSPTSSFDSCSTFDAYGNSPTDSSRTLLHRPPSGCSESSSTEKEVTSGLWEPDTPPQKPRPARLTTLIEPDVRRFSQFIDEQFSLPECERSRSRSDGMLSPILREGSDVDPFADKGDGRCIFGAFNRRSNVSALRRLATRRRLEKQTVLEGPTKQHPPDPSLTATLKTIWPNLGVLQRFIGMLGFITCVVGSAATPAFGYCLGHLVGAMWSSGDKIAEGRRWALYLIGIAVVDGLCRGGGRYLMEMVAQAWVDKVRVEALNRILQQPMPWFDDKTNSPSRISEALERSPEEMRVIVGRFIPIVLTVVGTVSISVIWAMVISWRLTLVVLATLPVVLGAVKGYAVVSTKWEVRCNDAAEDSSAVATDILLNIRVVRCLAMEDRLTQKYDVTVRRTLGHGLRRAAYSGPLFGLYQSMGCLLVALIFYYTMVLLAADSSTTVTSMLGVVNVLVFSIGNASDMLSGIPQLTAAQAAATQLLRYAGLPLDRQGHENFSRKLHAGPLPVTMRGLTFAYPLRPHEPALNQVSLDIDSGECTVIVGQSGCGKSTVASLLLGLYEPSPERHSGGSALTFCHVPHGEVDMQSLRSHVAYVPQSQFVFPCSIADNITYSLAAGAESPSERWARIVRAAQAVNMHDFIVSLPQGYDTIVGDGGLALSGGQAQRLCIARALIRRPRLLVMDEPTSALDAENAATVRQIIQDLVRGRSELCKSPTDTGGGASSPHQTDDMAIVLVTHSIDMMHVADKIIVLENGIKVEEGASVQELVQANGPFSRLMSGGIWMDGGDAAV from the exons ATGAAGATTAGAGCCAAGGCAgtgccggcctcgccgcctccggccGATGCTTCACTCCCTCTTGAGCCAGATGCGTCCGACCAGCCAAAGTCATCGTGGGCTAGCCTGTTCGCCTTCACCAAAGCCTCGCACCTGGCGCCCCTGACCGCGGCCGTCCTTGCTTCGGCAGCGTCTGCTGGGCTTCGAACCGCCTTTGCCGTCTTTGTAGGTCGCATATTTGACGTATTCGCGGCCTTTGGAGGCGATTTGCGATCTGGAGACAGTGCTGTTCATGACGTTTCGGAATGGTGTCTGCTTCTTACCGGCCTCGGGCTGGGGAACTGGCTTATCAACGCCTCCCTCCTGTCACTCTGGGTTGCTTTTGGAGAGCTTCAAGCAGAAAGTGCGCGCCGAAGCTTATTCAATACTCTGCTTTACCGTGACTTGGCTTGGTTTGACACATCCAAACGCGCCATGTCCAGTCTTCTTGTGACAATGCAGAC ACAAACGCGAGAACTTCAGCTTGCGACATCCCAAATTCTTGGGCTCCTCATCTGCGATATCGTGTGCGCCCTTGCTTCACTGATCGTCGCTCTCTACCACTCGTGGAAGTTGACTCTGATGCTCGTCGCTACCGTCCCCATCTCCATCGCCATCTTGTCCGTTGCCACAAGGCGACTAGATCCAGCTATCCGGGCGCAAAAGGCACACCTTGAGACGGCCTCAAAGCTCACATCTGCCTCCCTTACCGCCATAGGGCTCGTCAAAGTCTACGATGGTTGTGACCGCAGCGTTCAGCAATACTACCGCGAGGTCAAACGGGCTGCGAGTCAGTATCTCATCCAGGCTCAGTGCAATGCTTTTCAGCTGGGCTACATTGGCTTCTGGATCGTCTCCATGTTTGTGGCCGGGTTCTGGTATGGCGTGGTGCTCGTGCGGGAGGGCTTGCCGCCAGGCCATGTCGTGACTACGTTCTTCGCCGTTCTGACGCTGTTCCAAGGAGTAGAGTCGGTCGCGCCGCATTGGCTGATTCTCTCCAAAGGCATGGCAGCGGGCAGCTTCCTATCCGACATCTGTAAGAAGTCAAACTCGGACCCGCCGCTGGCCAACGCTGCCAGCGTTCGCTCGAAAATTCGGCCTGGCCACATGGTCGGTGGCATTGAGCTGAGAGAT GTGAGCTTTGCGTATCCATCGCGGCCAGAGAAGACGGTTCTAGAGCCGTCGAGCTTCATGTTCCCCGCCGGCCAAACGACCTTCGTGGTCGGCAAGAGCGGTTCGGGCAAGAGCACCGTTGCAAACCTCATCGCCCAACTCTACAAACCACTTTCCGGGGAAATGCTCGTTAATGGGATGCCAGCAGACGAGTTGGACCCTGACTGGCTACGCGAAAACATTACGGTGATTCAGCAGACCAGCATCCTCTTCAACGATACGCTCTTCAACAATGTTGCCATGGCCCACCCTGCCCCGGAGACGGTGCGATACACAGATGTCGTCAATGCCTGCCAATTTTCTCTGCTTCAGTCGCTTCTTGCCGAGCTCCCGGCCGGGCTCGATACTCTGGTGGGCTCCGGGGGCTTCAACCTCAGTGGTGGACAGAAGCAAATGGTAGCATTGGCCCAAGCGCGGCTCAGAGATCCTGCTGTTTTGGTCCTCGATGAGATCACCAGCGGCTTGGACAAGTTGAGGCGAGGCCTCATCATGGATGGTATCAGAGAGTGGCGAAAAGACAAGACGACCATCATCATAACTCATGACATGGCGCAAATCGAGGAGGGAGAGTACGTCTATGTCATGGAAAACGCTACAATTGCCCAGCAGGGATCCAAGAGTGTTCTTTCCGGTCTCACTCATGGAACTTTTGCCGCATTGTCCGGCGGatcagacgacgacgacaataacgacaacgacgacggcgcatCACAAAGTGGCATTCATCTCTCGAGGCTCTCTAATAGTGGTGCCCGAATTACGTCACCAACATCGTCCTTCGACTCGTGTTCAACGTTCGATGCCTATGGCAACAGCCCAACGGATTCAAGTCGAACGCTGCTTCACAGACCCCCGTCCGGTTGTTCCGAGTCTTCTTCGACAGAGAAGGAAGTCACATCCGGTCTATGGGAGCCGGATACACCTCCTCAAAAGCCCAGACCTGCGCGACTGACGACGCTGATAGAGCCTGATGTGCGCCGTTTCTCGCAGTTTATCGACGAGCAGTTCTCACTTCCTGAATGTGAGCGGTCAAGGAGTCGCAGTGACGGAATGCTGTCCCCTATTCTTCGCGAAGGATCGGATGTGGATCCCTTTGCAGATAAGGGCGATGGCAGATGTATATTTGGTGCTTTCAATCGAAGAAGCAACGTATCTGCCCTGCGTCGCCTCGCGACACGAAGACGACTAGAGAAGCAGACGGTCCTTGAGGGACCTACGAAGCAGCACCCTCCAGACCCGAGCCTAACAGCAACATTGAAGACTATCTGGCCGAATCTGGGGGTGTTGCAACGATTTATCGGCATGCTCGGCTTCATCACCTGCGTGGTCGGTTCGGCGGCTACGCCGGCATTCGGGTACTGCTTGGGTCACCTCGTGGGTGCCATGTGGTCATCTGGCGACAAGATCGCCGAGGGACGGCGATGGGCCTTGTACCTTatcggcatcgccgttgtGGATGGCCTTTGtcggggtggtggtcgctATCTCATGGAGATGGTTGCACAGGCGTGGGTGGACAAGGTCAGGgtcgaggcgctcaacaGGATCCTTCAGCAACCAATGCCGTGGTTTGACGACAAGACCAACTCGCCGAGCCGCATTAGCGAGGCTCTCGAGCGGAGCCCAGAAGAGATGAGAGTCATCGTGGGACGCTTCATTCCAATTgtcctcaccgtcgtcggAACCGTTTCGATATCTGTCATCTGGGCCATGGTCATCTCTTGGCGGCTGACGCTCGTGGTCCTCGCGACGCTACCAGTCGTCTTGGGCGCGGTCAAAGGGTACGCAGTGGTCAGCACAAAGTGGGAGGTGCGGTGCAACGACGCTGCCGAAGACTCGAGCGCCGTGGCCACGGATATCCTGCTCAACATTCGCGTCGTGCGGTGCCTGGCCATGGAGGACCGCCTCACGCAAAAGTACGACGTGACGGTCAGGCGCACGCTGGGCCACGGCCTGAGACGCGCAGCGTACAGCGGCCCGCTCTTTGGCCTGTACCAGTCGATGGGTTGCCTGCTTGTTGCACTCATCTTCTACTACACCATGGTGCTCCTGGCGGCGGATTCAAGCACCACAGTGACGAGTATGCTCGGCGTGGTCAACGTCCTGGTCTTCAGCATTGGCAATGCCTCGGACATGTTGAGCGGCATACCGCAGCTGACTGCGGCTCAGGCTGCCGCGACGCAGCTCCTTAGGTATGCAGGGCTGCCCTTGGATCGACAAGGCCACGAGAACTTCTCCCGGAAGCTCCACGCGGGACCCCTTCCCGTGACGATGCGCGGGCTCACGTTTGCCTACCCACTTCGGCCCCACGAACCGGCCCTCAACCAAGTATCCTTGGACATCGACTCCGGAGAGTGTACCGTCATTGTTGGACAGTCGGGATGCGGCAAGTCGACCGTCGCTTCCCTCCTTCTCGGCTTGTACGAACCCTCGCCGGAGCGCCACAGTGGCGGCTCGGCACTCACGTTCTGCCATGTCCCCCACGGCGAAGTCGACATGCAAAGCCTTCGCTCCCACGTGGCCTACGTGCCGCAGTCGCAGTTCGTGTTCCCCTGCAGCATAGCCGACAACATCACCTATAgtctggcggcgggtgcggaGTCGCCGAGCGAGCGCTGGGCCAGGATCGTGCGAGCGGCACAGGCAGTCAACATGCACGACTTCATCGTATCCCTCCCGCAGGGCTACGACACCATcgtcggggacggggggcTAGCGCTttcgggcgggcaggcgcagCGGCTGTGCATCGCGCGGGcgctcatccgccgcccacgactcCTCGTCATGGACGAGCCCACGagcgccctcgacgccgagaacGCGGCCACCGTCCGTCAAATCATCCAAGACTTGGTGCGGGGCCGGTCGGAACTGTGCAAGTCGCCGACGGATaccggtggtggtgcctcctcgccccaTCAGACCGATGACATGGCCATCGTGCTCGTGACGCACAGCATCGACATGATGCACGTGGCAGACAAGATTATCGTCCTCGAGAATGgcatcaaggtcgaggaggggGCGAGCGTACAGGAGCTGGTGCAGGCAAACGGCCCTTTCAGCCGTCTGATGAGCGGAGGAAtctggatggatggcggcgatgccgcggtGTAG